From Butyricimonas paravirosa, one genomic window encodes:
- a CDS encoding FecR family protein — protein sequence MENQIWEIISAAINGEILGIAEEERLLRWMNESPEHRAIYLKLKKHYRAYRNESKIDIDMAYEKYLDGVAKRRRKRQLRVYRYIGYAACIMFVLFAASIGFYRDVLFPSDNIVQNSEIRMGEAKALLTLASGEQVPLYAGKNVRLRETGGLISNEDKVLAYMVGDTLPVAEKIKYNTLEIPRGGEYKLILGDGSAVWLNSDSRLVYPVAFGAEERRVVLEGEGYFEVAKDAKRPFIVVTKKGLDVRVLGTSFNVTAYEDTGEVIATLVEGSVEVGGGACPTEMLKPGEQAVYDWQSGVLDRREVDVRLYTSWKDGYYMFEMERLDDMMNTLARWYNMDVLFEDDALREVRYSGRVKRYGNIQEFLDALKLTHDVDFKIKERTVTVMNKKTGNNSLYSQFVVCLSC from the coding sequence ATGGAAAATCAAATTTGGGAAATAATTTCTGCTGCTATAAATGGGGAAATTCTCGGTATTGCCGAGGAAGAGAGATTGTTACGGTGGATGAATGAATCACCTGAACATCGGGCAATTTATCTGAAATTAAAGAAACACTACAGGGCTTATCGAAACGAGAGTAAAATAGACATCGATATGGCTTACGAAAAGTATCTGGATGGAGTGGCAAAAAGAAGGCGTAAACGCCAATTACGTGTTTATCGGTACATTGGGTATGCCGCTTGTATCATGTTCGTGTTATTTGCTGCATCAATTGGATTTTATCGAGATGTTTTATTCCCTTCCGACAATATCGTTCAGAACTCGGAAATACGGATGGGAGAGGCCAAGGCGCTGTTAACATTGGCATCGGGTGAACAAGTTCCCTTGTACGCGGGAAAGAATGTAAGATTAAGGGAAACCGGAGGTTTGATAAGTAACGAGGATAAGGTGTTGGCGTACATGGTTGGAGATACTCTTCCCGTGGCGGAAAAAATAAAATATAATACTTTGGAAATACCTCGTGGGGGAGAATACAAACTGATTCTTGGCGATGGTTCCGCCGTTTGGCTTAATTCGGATTCCCGGTTGGTATATCCTGTGGCTTTCGGGGCGGAAGAGCGACGGGTTGTTTTAGAAGGGGAGGGATATTTTGAAGTGGCGAAAGATGCCAAACGTCCTTTCATCGTGGTCACGAAAAAAGGATTGGATGTACGGGTTTTAGGAACTTCGTTCAACGTGACAGCTTATGAAGACACGGGAGAGGTGATCGCCACGCTCGTAGAAGGTAGCGTGGAAGTCGGCGGGGGTGCTTGTCCGACGGAGATGTTGAAACCGGGTGAGCAGGCCGTGTATGATTGGCAATCCGGGGTATTGGATAGGCGAGAAGTAGATGTTCGTTTGTATACCTCGTGGAAGGATGGGTACTACATGTTCGAGATGGAGCGGTTGGATGATATGATGAACACGCTGGCTCGTTGGTATAATATGGATGTTCTGTTTGAGGATGATGCACTCCGGGAAGTGCGATACTCCGGACGGGTGAAACGTTACGGGAATATCCAGGAGTTTCTGGATGCATTGAAATTAACGCATGATGTGGATTTTAAAATAAAGGAAAGAACTGTTACTGTTATGAACAAAAAAACTGGAAATAATAGCCTTTATTCCCAGTTTGTAGTTTGTCTCTCGTGCTAA
- a CDS encoding RNA polymerase sigma factor: MTADLLHGLKNGDEQAYKHLFYLYYANLVVYANTFLKNGGAAEDVIQEFFIAFWYEKKHNHVTSDLEGYLYRSVRNLCLNYLRDDKRRMAKFSDYVVEETEDFRFSLEEMEEREEIQKAINLLPEQCRLIFTLCCLENMKYQEVADKLGISINTVRTQMTRAFKSLRDTLSGKTFTSILFVMMSIR, encoded by the coding sequence GTGACAGCCGATTTATTACATGGATTGAAAAATGGGGATGAGCAGGCGTATAAGCACCTGTTTTATTTGTATTATGCCAATTTGGTCGTCTATGCGAATACATTCTTGAAGAATGGTGGTGCGGCTGAGGATGTGATACAGGAATTTTTTATTGCTTTCTGGTACGAAAAGAAACATAATCATGTGACGAGTGATTTGGAGGGTTATCTTTATCGTTCGGTTCGTAATCTATGTTTAAATTATTTGAGGGATGATAAACGGCGCATGGCTAAGTTTTCGGACTATGTTGTGGAGGAGACAGAGGATTTCAGGTTCAGTCTTGAAGAAATGGAGGAACGCGAAGAGATACAGAAAGCTATAAATCTTTTACCCGAGCAATGTCGTTTGATCTTTACACTTTGTTGTTTGGAAAATATGAAATATCAGGAAGTAGCTGATAAGTTGGGTATTTCTATCAATACGGTACGTACGCAGATGACGCGGGCTTTCAAATCTCTGCGGGATACTTTAAGTGGTAAGACGTTTACTTCTATTCTATTTGTAATGATGTCAATTCGTTGA